Below is a genomic region from Rhinatrema bivittatum chromosome 8, aRhiBiv1.1, whole genome shotgun sequence.
ATAGGTTGCTTACCCACCAGAGAGATGGAAGAGGTTATTTGCAGTATATCACTGTAATGTATTCAGCATTGCATCCTGTGGTGCCCACGGAGGGgcaggcatttaaaaaaaaattgaaagtcaAGTTGGGTAAGCCGAGCTGCTCTGCCACTGCACGACCTTCTGCCGTACACTCCTTCCTTTTTcaaagtgatattttttttttaatggtttgaaTTTGTTTTAAGGTTGGCGTACGAGGAAAAGAAATAGTTGTCCTTGGAGTTGAGAAGAAATCGGTAGCTAAACTCCAGGATGAGAGAACAGTACGGAAGATCTGTGCCCTTGATGAAAACGTCTGCATGGCTTTTGCAGGTATGGATTCTATATATAAAAAGGGAACCTTTCTGGCACATTGTTCTgtaatttaaaaacagaagttAAGATGAACTGGCGTTTGTGGGTTCAGGTGACGCTATGCCTTTAGACTATTTAGTGTTTAGTTTCTCAGGAAGGGTGATGTCTATTGAAGGCGTTATCTTTTTTAAATTAGTAACACCTTGAAAACAAGTCTCTTTCACATAAAATGAGGTGAGATGGTGGCTCTTTCATTGTAAGACTAGCAGAAACATGCAGAACATTTAGTAACAATGGCAAAGAAAGACCAGAATGGTCCATCCTCTTTACCCAGccacccccatgcagaaatggtACTCCAGaagttaccacaggttaccctgtttcttcatttccatcctctggctcTTTTTTATGATTGCACTCCAGTTGTACAaatctgcacttcctggcattgaatcctagctgccaaaatTTCAactactcctcaagctttcttagatcactgcTCAtgctctctattccttcagaatgttcactctgttgcagatcgtAACATCATCAAGAGTGGAATGGAAGAgcagcctagaggttagagcggtgggctgagaaccagggaagccagggttcaaaaccCACTActgatccttgtgaccttgggcaagtcacttcaccttctgtTATATTGGTAACTcactttgagctaccaatgaaaaaaagGCCAGAGCTAGCTAACATTCGGGCTGATACagcggtggagcgcactgttagcccggggttggccgcacgttttcgacgcactagctttacccccttGTACAgtaggctggcgttaatttctgccggcgccggggaagtgtacagaaaagcagaaaaaactgctttttttttttttatttttttggggcctctgacttaatatcttttctgtacaccctccaacttaatatcatagtgatattaagtcagaggccccaaaaataaacaaaaatcaaaatttaaaaaaaaataaatttaaaatcggcccatgggtcggaagacggacgctcaattatgccggcatccattttctgaacctgtggctgtcagcgggtttgagaaccgacgccggcaaaattgagcgtcagctgtcaaacctgctgacaaccgctgctcctgtcaaaaaggaggcgctagggaagcgctagtgtccctagcacctctttttaccgcgggccctaatttgcataggccaccctcctgaattgtgcgcccaggagagtggccgggagagcgggcactcgccggctctcccgcgcgtttttctgtattggcctgtaaataAAGAGGATACATTTTCTTTCTAACCCCTCTGCAGTTTCGCTCACAAAGATCTTGACTAGAACTTGCGCAGAACcaatcccagaggcactccacttatcacccttctctcctcagagtgtGTTTCATTTACCACTtcccattccaccaccttgggatccactcccaggctgctcattttattcatgagcctcctgtgtgggaaTGTATCAGAAACTTTGCTAAAATACAAGTAAATCACATGAAGAACTTGTATTGAGCTAATTCTCTAGTCGATCACAAAAATTAGATTGGTTTGACACAaacttcctctggtaaaacaatGTTGCTttggatcctgcaacccactggattatagatagttcactatcctttcagtagagtctccattaattttcccccccaccaccaccaaggtaaggctaaccagcctgcagtttccagcccaTGGAGGAAAGAGGATTTGTAGACCCCAGCTTAGCTGCTTCGTCATTCTGCATCCTTCCATTGCTGCTGTTTCCTTCAGCTGACCCGTGCAGGCTGAGCGAACCTTCCCCCATCTGTTGCTGCATCTCACATAGGTTACTGTTGTGTGGCTATGCTGCCGAGTCGTCTGTCTTCTGACCCCATGGGCCTCCTTCCAGCCCACATGGCCACTTGGGCGAGGAAGGTGTGCACCGgcaaacacatgcacacccacTGTCTAAgcttatatataatataaaagataGATAATGGTTGAAGAATGGAGAATTTTAGCCGGGTACCATCACTGAACTAGAAAAAGGAAAACTGGAATCTGTTTAAGGTTTGGTTCTTCTTTCCTCTCCGTAGGCCTCACAGCTGATGCCAGGATAGTTATAAACAGAGCCCGTGTAGAATGCCAGAGTCACAGGCTGACCGTGGAAGATCCTGTCACAGTGGAATATATCACACGTTACATTGCCAGCCTTAAGCAGGTAAGTGGTGGTAAAAATTGCCAAGAAATCCTTGTgtacttttggtttttttggactTCCTCGCAGCCATTCTTTCACTTTGTCTAAAATGGGAGAGGTTTGCTTACAAAGATTATTGCCCTGTATATTGTAATTCTACAGAGCTTAGCAGCTGTGCGTGAACTAGTAAGACTGGAGGCTCCTCTTCAGCTTAGATCATATCCCCAACATATCCTGAATTCTGAGTGAGGACAGGCAAAACTAGCCCATTTGGAGACGTAACGCCTTAGGACTTACTGAAACACTGAAGCATAACTTGTTCCAGTTTCACAAAAATGTACAGTTTGTTTATCTtttgaactgaaaaataaaaatgcattgcaTTCCATAATTTGATCTAAAAGTGAAATGTTCTGTTGCTGTTTACGTTATGTATTATATGCATGAATTACAGTACAGCAAGGACGATTTTCTTATTTTACTGTGTGTGCAGGAGGCAATGGTTCAAGTTGAGCAGCGCTGTTCTAGACATTTTATACATGCTAAGATCTGCACTATGAGCATGTCCCCATATTTTAATAGGTGTTTGCATGAGACCAGAACAACTGCACGGCCACCAAGTCTCTTCATTCCTTTCCCAGCTCTGATACTTCACAGGAAACAATGCAGTTTCACCTCTCGCAGCAGTAGGGCAAACGGGCATCTACATGCAGGCTGACACAACTCCTGGCAACCATCCAGCGCCCGTCTTGGCTGCCCCATGACACTGCTAAGCTCTTAGCGGCAGCCTCTCTAatctttttccagttagaatgGTCACGCCAACCACTTTCTGCCTATCTAGTGGTCTCCTGGCCCTCCTGCCCTCTCCGTGAGCTTCCTCTTATTTTTCTGACCCCCACCTGTGCCTCCCTGGGGCTACGATTTCAAATAATCACTCTTTCATTTTGCCTTCTGGAATGCCCcttgccccacccccaccagcgGGCTAACTGCTCCCATTTCCCAGGGGTGGGATCCTAGCTCTGTCACACTGGGAAGCTGTTCAGAAAATAATTTATGCAAACTCCTGCTAATCAAATGGTAGCCCTGCAATTCCAGTTAGAACTGCTGCTCAGGACAGCACGCTGGAAGAGGGCCGCCCCCTCTCCACAATCCCCCAGGTAGATTTAGTTTGGGACTGCCCGTTAGGGCAGAGGATGTAGAAAAGAGCAGTCCATGTGAAGTGGCGAGAGGAAGCAGTAGCTCAGGGGAGTCATTCAGTCCGTGTGAGGTGGCGAGAGGAAGCAGTAGCTCAGGGGAGTCATTCAGTCCGTGTGAGGTGGCGAGAGGAAACAGTAGCTCAGGGGAGTCATTCAGTCCGTGTGAGGTGGCGAGAGGAAGCAGTAGCTCAGGGGAGTCATTCAGTCCGTGTGAGGTGGCGAGAGGAAGCAGTAGCTCAGGGGAGTCATTCAGTCCGTGTGAGGTGGCGAGAGGAAGCAGTAGCTCAGGGGAGTCATTCAGTCCGTGTGAGGTGGCGAGAGGAAGCAGTAGCTCAGGGGAGTCATTCAGTCCGTGTGAGGTGGCGAGAGGAAGCAGTAGCTCAGGGGAGTCTTTTTTCGTTGGGCCGTTTGGTGCCGTCGGTGCAGAAGTGATCTCTCGCCTGGAACAAGGTTGAGTTTAGATGACAGAATCACTTAGACGTAGCACCCAAGTCATCAAGCTTGTTGTACAAACTCTCAGCTTTGTGTCGGTGATCACATGCATCTTTTATATCCCTGTATACACTGAGTATTCAAAGCAAGATGGTCTTTATAGTTGTGTTTCTAAATTCTTTACAAGAAAGGGATGTAGGGTGAGGTGCAGTTTACTGAAGTAGAAAGAATTCTCAGctagagctttaaaaaaaaaatctgtggctattgatttttttaatttttttaatcttCTTGAGGATCTGTACACCAAAGCCATTGTGAAACAGTCAAATGCACACTGAATCATCCTCTCTTTGTCACTAGCGCTATACCCAGAGTAATGGGCGCAGACCCTTTGGGATATCTGCCTTGATTGTAGGGTTTGACTTTGATGGGACTCCCAGGCTCTACCAGACGGACCCCTCTGGCACGTACCACGCGTGGAAGGTGAGCAAATCCTCTCTTTTGCTAATATTTGGAATATAGTAGATCCTGCACATAGTAACTCTTCTGCTATTCCTTACGTCCTATCCTTTTAGACATATACGGTAATTCAGTTGCATCCATTCAGGTATCCTTTTGGTCAGCTACTATTTAGGGAGTGTGGGTATAATGGTTTAGTGTGTTTTGTGAGTTAACCTTGATGACGGTTCATATTAGAACCAGAATGTTGGCATGTTTGAGAAGGCAAAtaacttgtatttttttaatcCACTAACGTACTTCTACTTTTGTTCAGTAATGGAATAAAAGGTCAAGTATtcaatatatgtatgtgtgtttttattctgTGTGCTGCCTAATGAGTCTTGTACAAATCAGGGAAACTCCAATCACTTTAACATTAAATATTGGTATAGGATTAGGAAGTCACCAGCTGTTTGTATTATATGTAAAGAAACATTAAAgggaataatttatttatttagacattttatgtaCCATTGTTCCCTGTAAAAGATCCCTGCTTTATTTGTTAAAACATTTCTTTGCTGCTTTACCTGAAATTCTAAGTGGCTTATAATAATAATAGCATACCCAAAAGTAACAAATGAAAATAGACTTCAAAATACCAAAACTCTGCCATCATTTTAAGTGAGCATCTAAAATCACTAACATGGCCACGTCTGCCCGATCTCAAGATGGAACTAAGCCGCTGCCTTTTCAAATCCTGTTTAAAAGTTTTGAAGCTAGGCTCTCTTCGGAGACCGTCTGGTGTACAGGGCCTGATACAGCAGACATCCTTTTCGGAGCCTCTGTTGGCACTGCCCAGAATAGCTCAGCTTCCCCTCTGGCCTGTACATTGTGCGGCGGTGTTGTTCACAGTATTTTGAATGATATTCTCTAGTTTACCATTTATGCCTTTGATGTGTGTGATTTATTCAGGCTAATGCCATTGGCAGAGGAGCCAAATCCGTGCGAGAATTCCTGGAGAAAAATTACACTGACGAAGCTATCGAAACGGATGATCTCTGTATTAAACTCGTTATCAAGGGTCTTCTTGAAGTGAGtatcgtttaaaaaaaaaagaaaaaaaatccctagcAATCATGTCTGCCATGTAGGGTGCAGAGCTGCTGCTGTGGACGTCCTGGTATAAAATGAATCCAGCGGCTTTCACTGCCTTGCACCTAGGCTCTCTGGAGAGGGAAGGGGCATGGTAAACTTGGGCAGTCTTGCTTTTAACTTAAGGATGAAACAGGTTGGACAGGATTTTCTTACTATGTTGTATTTGTACTATTACTTTCACAGgtataacttttttttccccccagtgaCTTCCTGTTCAGCCCTATTAAGGGCTGTGGTGTCAGGAGCACTTATTGGCAGCTGACTTAGCGATTTCCCCTTTTACTGTAGCAACAATCTCTGGTCAGGAACCATCATTTCCAGCTCTTTCCAGAGCCACCTGCCCTCAGAGGGCTGCAAGCACAGCAGGGCTTCCCTAATTTGGCCTGGTGATCCCACACAGATATCCATCATGAACCTACCTCAGACATTTGCGTATCCTGAGTCTGATATCCACAGTGTACATACAAGAGAAATGTGCATGTGAAGGTCACCGGGACAAGCTTGGAAAGCCCTGGGGTGCAGTGTCGGCCACCCCTTTGGGACCGGTGATTAGTGGGGGCTGATAACTGAATTGTGGTCTCACTTGGCTCTCTGACTCTCACCCACTTCTAAAGGCACCATGAGGGGAAGGTCTTTGTTATTAATTCATAAACCGGAGTTTGATAGCCTAAGTGTGTGCATACAAACGCTTTATCTATTCTTTACCAGCTGTAATACTTCTTACTGGACTTTTCTTACACTATAGCCTTTCCCTAGCATTGTCTCATATTAACATGTGCAAGATCATGCTTCACACACAGAGGTTTCCTAACACTGTATTGAAAAGTAAGTctacgtttcttttttttttcatcaaggtTGTACAGTCAGGGGGCAAGAACATAGAACTAGCGGTCATGAGAAGAGATCAGCCACTTAAGGTAATGATGATGAATGAATATGGCAGCTTTTCCCTGCTAGCACTGCTCAGTCAAATCGCCCCTTTGATATAAAAGATAAAAGCTACAGGCGCTCTTACCCCGAAAATGTTTCATGTGGGATTCGTAGATAAATAGAATCTGGATGTCGCCAAAATGGACTGTCCTGTTGCAGTTGAGGTGATCATTTTGGTTGTATATGCACCATCTTCAAGGAAGCAGAGTTGTTTCTATCATGGTGTGATCCTTATCGTCTTATCAAGGTTAGGAAATGGCCAGAGCTTGTCTCTTTTTGTAAGTGGTTAGTGTGGCCATCTGGCAGTGCCGGCTCTAGTGTGAGGCATTAAGTGATGGCTAAAAAGAAGCTGTAACCTGTTTGattaaaagatgaatttttgaacgaatgcctctttcaagtgtAAATTTTACATTTGCCACAGCACAGACCTCCAACTCAGATCAGGGGATGCTGTTTGAAAATACTTTGTCAATACTTGCTTTATTGGCAGCAGGGTTCATTATTTTGGGAGGGGCAATATCTGGCCTAGACCCCATGCCGAGCAGATTGGATGGGTTATTTTGGCCTCTAGTTGTTGTTATAGCAAATGAAATCTCTAAAAGGATATAGACCGAGGTGACCCAGAGAAGGGCTGCTGAAACGGTGCAGTTTGCATCAAAAGTGGCGTGAGATGAGACTTAAGTACGGGGAGGGATTAGATACCACACCGGTAGAAGTAAAGCAGAAGCAAGAAGAAATATTAATGTTCAAAGGCTTGAAAGCAGCAGTCTGGCCTGCCTGCCAGAGGACGACGGCGAAGCCTAacttgctgctgctcttcctcctctcagCCTGCCCAGGGCCAGCAgcgtggggggtggggaggttggGGTAGAGATTggaggaggggggtgtgtgtAATAGGAGGATACTTGGGATGGGAGGCAGTAAAACCTGGGGCAGGGGACAGaaccttccctcccacccacccccattttCCTACCTCCTCTTCCACACCTGATCCTGAATTCTCCATCCCTCCTGTGcaagatcctctctctccccaaccccaATCACCTGAATCTCCTTTCCTCTAATAAAGAGCCAAATACcagaaaatgacttttttttataaaatctgtACATTACCTTAAGCCTTGGGCAAGATAATCaaacaaatctaaataaatgcaAACTTAAAACATTTGCCACATTATTTCTGCAGAAAGTTTGAGACTGCCTGTACTAATAGTAATTTTAAGGTGCGGTTTTTCATTGTTCCATGACTTCTGTCCCTCTTATAGATCTTAAACGTGGAAGAAATTGAGAAGTATGTTGCAGAaattgagaaagaaaaggaagaaaatgaaaagaagaaacagaagaagACAGCATAGCTGCATTGTATTTTGGTGATTTTAGTAGGTTTTAGATTGATTCTACAATAAATCTGACTTTTTAAAAGGTGGCAATCTCCTCATGCACCAGCAGGCATAGACAGCATCACTGAATGCATTTTGTTCTCTTCAGCTTACTGAggctaatattaaaaaaaaaaaaaaaaagccttaagaTCGGCAGCCGACTTCAGCTGGAAATGCACCTAACACGCCCTTCCCATCACCCACTTCTTAAGCTCTTAAAGTTAGGGAATTGCTGTAGAGAGAGCCCGACATGGTCAGGTTGCTCCTGCCTGGGAAGCATTGCAGTTTAGGTTTCAACTACCATTCTCTTCTCATGAGGGCTCCTCTATATATCCCAGGCCACCTTGCATCTACCATCTCTTCTAAGAGCACGTTCAGACAGCCACTACCCTTTCTGCCATTGTTCAAGGCCACCCCTTTTGGGTGCTTCATATCATAATCCCTTGTGCTATAGCtgcttttccattaaaaaaaaaaaaaaaaaagaaaggtttgctttttatacattattaaaacttttcaggtatttaaatctATCCTATCTTCCCCCCCAACCTACGGCTCTTCATGCTGTAGACCCCCCACCCAATGCTGATTGCCTCTGTCTGGCCTATCTCTCACCTTTCTGAAAGATGGCCTCCTCAACTAAACATAGTATTCCTTATCCCCTACCAATAGATGGAGAccgagaagaaaagctttactctGCTGTTGGTACATAAGGTATTCACCGTCTGCAGGAGATGGTGAAAGTGCCAAACCTGCTAATGGATTTAGAGATCAAATAGCTACTAGGGCTGGTGGCTCCATCCTGGAGAGAGGGGTTTGACAGCCAGTGGTTTGGCTCTCTTCGTTCCCTATCCTCATCTCCCTGTAGCTCTCGCTATCCTCCGGAGCCTCCTTCCAAGACTGTGGACAGGGAATAATCTGGGGTCTTGTagcttgtttggttttttgtttgtttttgaggagcttttttttttttgtttggggtttttttttttttaatgttttaaagaAAAGCGGAGGAGCATTTAGGGGATTGAAGGAGTCGACagagctcagtgtgctatggcagtcaaaaaagcaaacaatgttaggaattattaggaagggaatggttaataaaatggaaaatgtcataatgcctctgtatcgctccatggtgagaccgcaccttgaatactgtgtacaattctggtcgccgcatctcaaaaaaggtataattgcgatggagaaggtacagagaagggcaaccaaaatgataaggggaatggaacagctcccctatgaggaaaggctgaagaggttagggctgttcagcttggagaagagatggctgatgggggaaatgatagaggtcttttaaaatcatgagaggtctagaatgggtagatgtgaatcggttatttactctttcagataataggactagggggcactccatgaagttagcaagtaactcacttaaaactaatctgagaattttttcactcaatgcacaa
It encodes:
- the PSMA7 gene encoding proteasome subunit alpha type-7 gives rise to the protein MRRRAGRESALSLLLRPFRRCSIAVAASSCRPDMSYDRAITVFSPDGHLFQVEYAQEAVKKGSTAVGVRGKEIVVLGVEKKSVAKLQDERTVRKICALDENVCMAFAGLTADARIVINRARVECQSHRLTVEDPVTVEYITRYIASLKQRYTQSNGRRPFGISALIVGFDFDGTPRLYQTDPSGTYHAWKANAIGRGAKSVREFLEKNYTDEAIETDDLCIKLVIKGLLEVVQSGGKNIELAVMRRDQPLKILNVEEIEKYVAEIEKEKEENEKKKQKKTA